The following is a genomic window from Mya arenaria isolate MELC-2E11 chromosome 4, ASM2691426v1.
cattccaaccaatgctttttaaatatatggagAAAAAAGTTGCACCATTTTATCTATTCTGATGGAAAGCACATCAAAACGTTTCCCTACCTACTTCCtaggtttaataaaacaaaactttataaaataaatgacttcagcattactgtttttatattcaaaggGATGACTACCCTTTGCTATATTTTGGAACTTAAAAAAGAATGTCAGAAAGTatataaaagtatacatttttagAAAGGTCTCTTCAATTATTATCTCTGTCATGCAATGACAaagtcaataaaattatttggatGTGAAGAGATAAAGTACACATTGAATGCgccgtttaaaaaaaaaaattgtcctaCAGAAAGGGGCAACCCCAACACATATTTGTTTGTCGCATTTCATACCTTGATACTTTTGCAATTTGcctttaaatgaattttataacatatatttggaAATCACAGGGAATATAAATACCACATTTGGAGTAATAATGAAACTAAacctctttttaaaaaaatcagtaacaTGGTTCCCTCAAGCaagaataaatgtataaaatgcacTAACAGTTTGGTGTATAAAAATGCACTAACTTTTTGTTGTTAGCTGGTTAACCCTTTTctgtaggttttttttttgttttaaatgttttaaatgttacaaatagtttgcattcattttcttatttctcTGTTCAGGAGCAAAAAACACCActgtatttgatattaaatgaaagagcttgaagaaaatgtttgttttgttgtgtttgtttttaatattgttgtgtttttttgagGAGTGTGGGGTGAGTGTTACGccattttcaacattatttcagTTATATCACGGCAACAGATTACTTTTTCATGATCCCtggtatttaaaacaaaccagTACCAGGCCTGTCTTCCACAAAGCGACTTGAGTCGAGATCGTGCTCAAACtcaaaatttcaatatcaaataatgaCCTCAATATTATTGCTAATAATTTTGTCTGCCTGTGAAACATGGGAGTTTCACAAGCAGACACAAATTTAGTGCAGTGGCAATACAATTGAATGAGATATCCAATGTTGAAATTTTAGTTTTAGCAAGATATCGACTCGAGATGCTTTGTGAAAGCCGTGCCAGGCCagtacatttttgaaagaggtccaccaaaggaacattcctgtgaaaaCTTGGATGAAAGTGGGCAGTGATCagaatagctcaccttgagcctTTGGCTCTAGGTGATCTAAAAATAGACCAATCACTAGgatcaaaaatatatagaacattgtgaacttcattttttatttttatttttattgtttttacataatatattcatcaaatctTTTTGGTACCCTCCTCCGTCCAAACCTCGAAACATCTACCATGATATCTGAAACAGAAGTTACTCAATTAAGCATGATTTTATAGTATGCAGGTTGTGGTACCTGGGATAGATAATAACCATGCTTTGGCAGGAGTACATGGTGATTTGAGTATACAATTGCACAAAAGtaatttataagtatattttgatTCCAGCTGTGTATTATAAAGGGTTTTatgtaaacttaaaatatttatacatacataaagTATAGTGCTGAATAGACAATACAACTCTTAAAATCTACATATCATGTACTCCTTTTGagtaaagtttaaacaaaagtcATTGCGCGGTTTAGGAGGAGTTGCACTGAAAAGATGTTATGGACATATTCCTACataaccccccccccaaaaaaaaaaaaaatatatatatataaaaaattctGACTTTTTGGGAGTATAAATATTCtaatattatatgtaaaatatataactattaagcTGAGTAGCATGGGTACTCACTGTCTGGTGCACTCTGAGCCTGGCTATGGTTTGGGCTCCTAGCGGAACTTCTATGGGTAGTCGCAGTCGATGTGGCAGCACCACCAGGAGTTGTCTCTGTCCTCAACTCTTTCTAGAAAAACAAAGCTTTATTTAACAAGAGAGCCAATAGTCCCTATATCGCTAGCCTGAGATCACAATACAAAGACTTAGACATTCCCATGACAGAGGAGGAGCAACAGTATCAGTAGTTCCTTGTAGTACCGGTAGTTGTATGgaaacaaacattctgacaaaataCCAGTATGTTTGGGTGAAAAATGTGGCCTTTGAAGTGTATACaaggttttattaaaatttgaccGAATACATAGTTTTTAACCCCACGCAACCCAAATTCAAACTTAGCCTACATTTCATGTAGACTCACATTTTGCCCGTATTTCATACATGAGGATTGGATGTTAAATGTGGCATGTAGAGAgtataaaacgttttttttttaagatttgacctagggACCTTAATTATTCAACGTAGATGAAAAGATTTAATCTGAGACTtggtagagggtcacccaaggaaaatattttgaaattcgACCATTGGTTCAGGAGTCATCTGAAGCAATTGCTATAAATAAAACCGTGACGACCACAACTACGGAGACCGTGCGATCACAAAAGCTTACCTAATAAGAAAACTAACCTTATTTAGTAAATTATAACATGACTTTACCAAacttttcaacatatattttgacaacaaataaaacaaaataggttGTTTTTAATTCTAATGGTAGATATATGGGGTGTTGTGTTTGGAGGTGAAAAAATGCCATTAGAGTTCAGTTCCAGTTTGTACAGACATTCTCTTTACAATTTAAAAGTTTTCGATTTAAGCAAATCAGACATGTTAATGTAAAGCCACTTCTTTATTGTTGAGACATTTGTTCTTGATGTACCTGTCATGATGTGAATGCTTTACCTTTTTCAGAGACCGTGTCTCTGCAGCCTTTGCCTGGCCCCTTTCTCTGTTTGCAGCGACATTGTTGAGGTGCTCCAACCAAATGTTAACCTGTTTCCatacaaaatcaacatttaataaattcacATTTATCAATTTGGAACAAACACCTAAATATAGCGCACatagattaaattaaattttaattaaacaaaaatataccatTAAAGATGAAAAAACGCGTCCGGCATAGCCTTAACCATATTGAcccaattacaaacaaatcaatgtATTTGAAACTTTAAACGATACTGCTCTATTATAGACCATTTATTAGATTTTTTATGGCTCAATCTGTCGATTCTGTAAACCAACTATGCATGCTAGGGAATGGAAGAAACAGATTATAGCTCCATATAATAATCTTACCAACTCGACCACAGCTACCCTTGTGGGCAGAATGATAACCGAAATTCACAATTGTAGCATCACGAGGGGTTGCATTAGTTCACGGTAGGAaatatttatggaaatataCTGTTGTAAAGACGTCGAGTCCCAGTAGCTCAGTCGGTAACAATGCGGGTTGCCAATTTAGGGGCTTTGAGTTTGAATCCCTGCTAGGCCAACTTTCTTTCCGACCTTTGAAAAAAGTCATTGCAACAAACGTCATTCGTCTTGGGGAGATTGTTGTGTGAATTACTGGTGTGAGAAAACCAGGAAACACATGAGTAGGTGAACTGGCCACCGTGATATGACtgagaaattgttaaaaacggCGTTATAtcccaatcaatcaatcaactgTTGTAAagtcaaaaatgtttaatacttCATTCGAAGCTAGTTTAATAGCAAAAATAGCAAAAGTATGGGTTGTTTTGCATAATAACTGATACTTCTGAAGTGACAGGTGATCCCCATTATTCTTTTCTAAGATTTAAACAGGGTTTTACCTGCGTTAAGCATCTATATCCTAGAAacatggtgctttacaattctgtgaagtttgattcaaatccattcaataatATAGAAGTTATGGCTAAGACACGAAACgggacggacgaacgaacgaacgaacgaatggacggacagacagtgCAATCACTATATGCCTCCCACTTTGTGGGGGGCATAACTATTGAGGCCGGCTAAAGTGGTTGATACAAACCTCTCCCACTGGTAAAGTACACTCTTTACTAAGTAGGGCTGCATCTGTACTGCCATCTGTATGTGCCCTCTGTAAAACGTCAGAGGGTGGCAACTCGACTCCCTATAAACAAATTGatagaacaattgaaacaagaaTTTGTCAATGCAAGCCATTGCGCATCACCACGCTGAATGTTTGTAGGTAAGTTAAAACGTTGAAACATGAAATGGTTTAAAAAGATGACCTTTGTAAAGGgttaaacaaaaagaaatacaaaaaataaaaaagaactaTGATCCCACCCAGTCTGCCCCAGGCACCAGGGCTGTGGTCCAGGGGACAAATGAACAATTCAAAGTGAAGGTTTTGTCATAAGGATTGCAAGTTGTAAATATCAATACACTGGGTCAAGTAATAAACAGATTAtgatatcatattatataacaaattatttctataaattatgtaaaaggGTGAtccttcaagatcaagaaaaacAACTCATAAAGAGAAAATTGCAGACTCGGTTTTATTGAGTCTGTTCATGAGTAGTAATTAACGATGCAACACTACTCACGCCCCCTAGCACCGGCTGAAGCGGTATTCAATCTTCAAAACTAAACGCATTGAAATTCATGATCTCGAAGGACCATGGCATTTAATCTCTAGAGTGagaacttgacctttgaggtagagaCCTGAGCCTTGGATACAATGCAATATCTTCATGTGACACATATTTGTGCAAAGTTATTTTCAATATCCCACTTGACATGACAAAGATCCAGCCCAAAATGACATATCAATATTTGACCTTTAATATCcgagtatgaccttgacctttgaggtagggccCTGGGTCTTGGATGAGATGTATTATCTGCTGACAAGTTACCAATATTTGTGCCAGGTTATTTCAATATCCAACTTATCATGAAAATGATACATCAGAAAactacatattttatatatatttttttatatctttgacctcaaggtcacagcaaaAATGTGGCAATGTTTTAAGTATCTAGTGTGAATGATGTAGAAGATAGGTACTGGAACACACATACGGACCGATGCACGGCAACGGGTAGCATAGTGGAAGGGCCATGTCAAGAGAAAATCGCCCTAGTGGTGACTGAAACCATTGTACACACGTgcagataaaaacaattatattatactAGCAGTAACAAAATTCAAATGGTCACTAGGTAGATTCTCATCTGACATGACTGCAATTAAAATCATGATCAAGACATACACCATACCTTAAGCCTTTTTTCAATGACTTCGCTTGGTGGGAGGAAGTGACCACCACAGCACTCATGGTCTGGACAGCTTCCCGGTCTTCTGTCTCCGTCAGGCATGGGGAAAGGCAGGAAGGTGAGAGGTGGCCCACCAGGAAACCACAGCATAAACTGAAAAGCAGGCAAAGTTTGTCCGCCATTTTTTTAGTGCGACAGTACAGTTGTCTAAACTCCGGGTACCGGGATACGAAATACGGTTGTCTATACAACTCCGGGTACCGAGATGTAAAATCCGTCTTATGTCTAAAACCCGGGACCCGGAATTATTCGGCGTGTCAAATTCCCGCCTGTCGGGAATTGTCTTCTGTCTAAAGTCCCGTGTATGcccgccgccccccccccctggggCAAAATATTGATAGGTGCATGAGTAACGATACATATCTTAAATTGTTTATCCATTATTAGCCATACAAGTACGAATCACCAGTCGTTCTAAACATCGTTGTAAAGCCGTGGattgtaaaatgatattaactaaagaaatagaggatatttgtttatttcagtgtaagatcgtattttatttcacgagtgtcatagaaaaacatatttttatttacataaaaatgtagtttttttatgatcacgagtgaaattaaatacgatcttacactgaaataaacaaattttctgtttcttttatgcttattttcggagttttatttgtttttttatttatttttgaattaccccctttttgaaaagggtgggctttatgccgctacccgtggggcgcccctcatgcataattatagctgtcaacttttctactttcagtTTGCTGAtcaatagttctctgctattcattcttatagcttaatattcgctcgttttttattgcaaagctttatgaacagtaaaaaatgaagtattattagtgcacaaatgttccaaaaaataatgaaaacactttattttaaccaaattactacgccgctatttatggaatgaaaatttggaaggtcaaatgtgttagcaaaacaaatgtggatactcattggattttaaccattcttcttagtttaagactgcatatacgcgtgttttatagtaagttaatattcagtcagtaAATGCCAcactagtttgttgacacattttgagatgtgggtggggtaaaaaatatcggatctatctgtaaattgttgtgtgaattctccaggaagctcattttacgtactacaacggctaacagttcaaaatacatttgaacgatgctataaaattttatttatgttcgaacagttgtttttgtctgtaatttgtttggaatgaaagtaaatgttcgaacattcagcttcaaagatcagtaaaatgtttgataaacgggataaccggtaataaacggtaagttgttaatttccaattatatatttatttaaatttttaaaaagctattcttaatttttttaacattttttgacataatttactgaagtccagtgttctgttttgaccaaggcaagtacatgtaacaacaaaggattttaaaagtagttctgaaaattgatattttcactccttattttgcagtggaaatatcaaattgatattttcactggtgttatttcactgttaaaacgccatatttcatcgtaaagcatgaaagaaatggttttacaccaatatttaatcattttagcATACCTAATAATACACAAGGGGTATTCACCATAAACGACCATATTACAGCTACTCGTTTTTACACCAAAAATTCAGGTGAATACGctcaatatgtttttcttttggaAAAACCACTGATATACACCCATAAGTCATGGTAGAACTCACAAAATCGTCAAACAGGTGGCACTTACCGCTCGGGTTAAATTATAtagtgttttatgtttaataaagaCATTAAGGATTTTGAGGCCATTTCCGGCAATTGTTTCATCATTTGTAAACGAAAGAGCCAGTATAAATAAGTATAGAGTTTATTGAATAAGTTTTTTGTGAATAAGTAACCTAAGGAAGGAGGGCGCAGCCAAGCGACCGTGGTttcttattcacgaagaaattactcAATACATTCTAACTAACTTAGTGTTAGTTATAGCAATTTACTTATTCAATAAAGAGTTAAATCAAAGCTGACATGGTTTAACCCAAGTTCACATGGTTTAGTCTACGCTCGCTTGGTTTGATCCATGCTCACATGGTTTCGTCCAAGCTCGCATGGTTTAATCAAATCTCATGTGGTTTAATCCAAGCTCATATGGTTTCGTCCAAGCTCGCATGGTTTAATCAAATCTCATGTGGTTAAGTCCAAGCTCATATGGTTTCGTCCAAGCACACTTGGTTCAATCTAAGCTCACTTGGTTTAATTCAAGCTCACATGGTTTATTCCATACTGACATAGCCTAGTCCAAGTTAACATAGTTGAGACCATGCTCACTTGGTTTAACCCACGCTCACATGGTTTATTCCATACTGATATAGCCTAGTCCAAGATCACATAGTTGAGTCCAATGCTCACTTGGTTTAACCCAAGCTCACATGCTTTATTCCATGCTGACATAGCTTAGTCCAAGCTCACATGGTTACGTCCAATGCAACTGGTTAAATCCAAGCCCACACAATTTAGTCCGAGCTCAAAAGCTTTACTCCAAGCTGTTATAGCCTAGTCCTAGCTAACATGGTTAAATCCATGCTCATATGGTTTAGTACAAGTTTAAGTCCACAAACTTCAAAAGGTTTGGTCCAAGCCCACATGATCTTTTCCAATCCAACAAGGTTTAGTCCAAGCACACATTGACATTGGCTGAGTCCAAGCTAAGATGGACACTGGCTTATTCTAGATATGTATAGTCCGAGTTAAACTAGCTGATTCCAAGCTTATATGGTTAATATTTAATAGGTATAACCTCAAATAGTTTTAGTTAGTTGAAGCCAACATGACtttgtttaaactaattaagTTTAGTCCAAACTCACATGTGTTGTTCAAGCTAATATGGTTAAGTCCAAGTTTATTTAGTTTAGTCCAAGCTCATATAGTTTATTCCAAGCTCACATGACCTTGTCTTAGCTCCTAGCTAAGTTGAGTCCAAGCTCCTGTGGTTGAGTCCAAGCCCCTATGGTTGAGTCCAAGCTCCTATGGTTGAGTCCAAGCTCCTATGGTTGAGTCCAAGCCCCTATGGTTGAGTCCAAGCCCCTATGGTTGAGTCCAAGCCCCTATGGTTGAGTCCAAGCTCCTATGGTTGAGTCCAAGCTCCTATGGTTGAGTCCAAGCTCCTATGGTTGAGTCCAAGCCCCTATGGTTGAGTCCAAGCCCCTATGGTTGAGTCCAAGCTCCTATGATTGAGTCCAAGCTCCTATGGTTGAGTCCAAGCTCCTATGATTGAGTCCAAGCTCCTATGGTTGAGTCCAAGCTCCTATGGTTGAGTCCAAGCCCCTATGGTTGAGTCCAAGCTCCTATGGTTGAGTCCAAGCCCCTATGGTTGAGTCCAAGCCCCTATGGTTGAGTCCAAGCTCCTATGGTTGAGTCCAAGCTCCTATGGTTGAGTCCAAGCCCCTATGGTTGAGTCCAAGCTCCTATGATTGAGTCCAAGCTCCTATGGTTGAGTCCAAGCCCCTATGGTTGAGTCCAAGCTCCTATGGTTGAGTCCAAGCTCCTATGGTTGAGTCCAAGCTCACATGCCTTAATCCAAGCTCTGATGTTCAAAATCATATGGTTTTGTCCATGCTCTCATCCCTTAGTCCAAGCTCATATGGTGTAGTCCAAGTGCATATGATTTAGTCCGAGCTCACATGCCTTAGTCCAAGCCCAAATCGTTTAGATCAAGCTCATATTGTTAAGTTTAATCTCAAATGGTTTAAGTCCATGCTCTCATCCCTTTGTCCAAGCTCATATGGTGTAGTCCATGTTCATATGATATAGTCCGAGCTCACATGCCTTAGTCCAAGTCCAAATCGTTTAGTTCAAGCTCATATGGTTTATTTCAACCTCAAATGGTTTAAGTCCATGCTCACATCCCTTAGTCCAAGCTCATATGGTGTAGTCCAAGCTCGTATGATTTAGTTCAAACTCATATGGTTTAGTTCAAGCTCACCAAGCTCGGTTGTCCAGTGTTCATCGTCTTTGCCAGTCACGACCCCAAGAAACGACCGCTCCTCCAGTTCGTCATTGTTCTTGTAGGAAGCCTCCCCGGCATGACCATAGCACGATTCGTCGCCATCGGTTAGCGCCTCGGCCCCAGAACGATACGAATGTAGGACTTCGTGTACACTTTTCGTTTTGTTGTCTGACCTGCAACATTTTACCCAATGGCTCGGTTTACCGCAACCACGACACATCGTTCCGACTGCAGGATATTGTTGCCGGTGTAACGTTATAAACTGACcaccatagaataatgacctcccggttattattttatatagataaCTGGCCCCGTTCTATTAAATACTGACACCCCTTATAAAAgaataaccccccccccccgattttatctataaaatattgacccccaCCCAACCTATTACTAACATACTCTATATCAATTCAAGTCACTGTCGGGTTTCTACtgcttatatttgttgttgttgttgttgttacttctgttgttgctgctgctgcgtCTACAACTGACACAACAGCAGTATTACCCGCTAAGAAATAAGCGTACATCTATggaaaattgaatttaaaatggttttcatttgaattattattattgtactttaAGTATTACAATAACAGTAGACATACCTAAGTCGTTTTAAGGTTACCATAGAAAATAGAGAGAACCGATATTTAAGGCGTTAAACTGAATatgaataatatgaatatgaacaaatttatgaaatatagaTAGGAGTTTTACtgtcattttttcaaaacagcAATTACATTAAGATTTTGTAACGTTGAAACTTGTGTTACGTGGAATGACGTTTAGTCTTCTTCAATGATGCACGCGatgcaaatatttacttctaccgaattttgtgaaatatttcacggAAAGACacccttttttatttcataaactttcGGAATTTTCCTAGCGAAAAGCCTGCGTAAGTCGTTAGTAAATTGAATGGTTTTTTGACGACCAAATCGTTCACCGAAGCTCGTATGAAACTAGTCTAAGCTCAAAAGAATCGCGCATTTTCCAATTGACAACACTGACTTAAACCATTCCGTTTCCCTTGTCAAGAGCatccaaatgttgtttttaaaattattgcagcgaacaaaataagcattttttacTCCAGATACTTCAACTTTTCATTAATTGTACGAAACAGCCCTTTGCtaaacaaaaaaggaatatGAAAGATCTGAATCGTACAAAATGAACGAGAGGCGTCCTTGTATATGAATACTAAATATCAGGACAGTACGAAATCTTTACTTTTTGACCATTATTACGTCGACCGACGTCAAAGAAGACTGGCAAGCCACCTTAATGCactttaatacacatgttactatatatagtaacacatttatatagtaacacatttgtacaggcatttcgcgattatttgcatgactcagcgattatcagttttgtgGCCCGGGCCGattatcgattatcattttgcggcccgtagaacgttcgcacgtgaattcaattttcgccttacaatcaattttggcgacagtaaaataatatcttgactaaatattcaaatttatcgatctgcttgaacatatttattgttaaaatcctaaagggaggcaaacgcgaacGCAGTTTAGAAAGATATGctagtgtttgataaccagtgtgGACCGTTACTGGTAGGGCGGCGTTTTTCATTCTgcgttgacattcaaaaaacaaaacaaaggaagcggcaaaattgaatttacttgaaaaacagcaacttttcatacatgttgacatcattaatacgaggtattggtttatttaagtataaaaagtCGTTATACTTGCtaagtgttcatgtttattgaattgaattcagttATTCAGACCATGAACAGACAGTtgtcagtgattcgtacagaAAAAATCGGATAGACGTGTTGTGGACTGTTCAAAGTGATCAATTAAAATTGGAATGGGAACATAAAAGTGACAACAAAATGCTGTTTACCTGTTTGGCTCACTctcaaaaacgaaataaaagtaaatttaatttgaggTTGAGTTAACTCATCGTTTTCCAGCGAGAGCAAAATAAGGACAATTGGATtgcaggtaaactttaaaaaacccaaacagacttacaaataagaaaaacatccatatgtattaaagagattaatacacggcgtagccgggccgttgagtgaaAATTGGCCCTCGTGCTCATAATGTCCCTCGACTACGTCTTgggccattatgagtcactcgggccaattatcactcaacgccccggctacgccgtgtattaacctctacaTGGTGAAGGAAGACCCCAGGTGCCTCTCCGGGCAATTTTCAGGCTCGGGTGGTCACCTAGGTAGAACCACCGATGTTACGTAAGCTAGCTGGTTAGCTTCCTCAGATGCAAGATATTGACCGTGAGCCTCGGTGGTGCAATGATAGCGCGCTTGCTTATTAAGGGGATACGTCTCACCAAAAGGATATTGTTTCACCGTATCAAACCCTTGCCAATAGAAACAGATGACCTAATGGAATGGGGATACATAAAGAAATCCTTTTGCAAGTTGAAACCCCTGAAACTTTCAAGGTACACGGTAGAACAAACTTAGAACATAGATCACGAAACCCTTGCTATAAAGGTATCATGCTTCAAGTATTTCAACAGgcttaagttttatttttgcaagATTTTTCCAAGATTCGTTGAGATAGTACCTTTAATTTAACAGCCTCGTAGCTTTGTGACATGACATTATgttatgcatacatgtataataaaattataattattaatttacgtTCTGTAAAATGTAGTGTAAGCATTCTGAAACTTATAGTTACGGTGATTTTGTCCGAAATTTTAGaagaaacatcattttgttattgcatcCTACATGTTTCacttatttcgtaataacatgGGCTCGCGGGGTCATTGCGAAAAAAGCTATTGACgataaaatagttcattttctggAGTGCAAGCTTGTAAAAAAGGAATTTCATACGTGCAAAGGCACAGTGTTTTATGCCACTCCTGAAAGTGATGTCAAATACCCTTAACCTTCTTTATGCTACCTATATGTCACTCATATATACCTCCAAAATTAGGCGAAACGGGTGTTGGGTAGCCCAGTACGTGGTCTTATTACCTGTGACGCTCCTCGTCGTtagaaataattcaaatttcagTATATTGTTGAAGAGACATCCTTCTTTGGAGTTGGGGTATTTGTGTCACTTTTCAGGCGTTTTAAGTAGaaaagtaaacaattatatcaatataaggCATAACATATGCAAATCGGTTGTGGGGAAGTCCCATGTTTTATGACCTGTGACGCCCAATGGCCATGTCAATAAGATGTTGTTCGaatttaagggccataactcccgAACAGGTGGAGCAAATCTATTTTATTCTTTCTGCACAATTAGGCATCGGCAGTAGTAATCCCTGAAAGTTTGATACAATTCCGTCTAATAATGAATATTATGACCGGGGGGTTATCATTCTATGGGGGTcagtttacaacgttacaccggccATTCAGCCTTGCTACCCCACACCGGGTGCAGATTTGTTCACTTCTTTTCTT
Proteins encoded in this region:
- the LOC128232933 gene encoding uncharacterized protein LOC128232933, which encodes MPDGDRRPGSCPDHECCGGHFLPPSEVIEKRLKGVELPPSDVLQRAHTDGSTDAALLSKECTLPVGEVNIWLEHLNNVAANRERGQAKAAETRSLKKKELRTETTPGGAATSTATTHRSSARSPNHSQAQSAPDNIMVDVSRFGRRRVPKRFDEYIM